From the Streptomyces sp. NBC_00390 genome, the window TCGCAGCGGCCCAGTGCCATCAGCAGGAACGTGACCGGCTCGATCAGGATCGTGCAGTCGGGGTGGCTCGGGGCGTCGCTGCTCACGACGACGGCACCGTCCGTGAACGTGGCGCCGAAGCCGGCGCCGCCCCGCATGCGGACCCGGTAGCGGGCATTCAGGCCGGCCGTGGCGGCGGGGTTCGTCACCCGGGGCATGGCCGTGATCATGAAGGGCAGGGTGAGCTCCACCCGGGCGGCGTCGATCATGTGCGGGCGGCCCGCCGCGCGTGCGAGGTCGTAGCCGTGACCGAGCATGTGTGTCAGCAGGTACGAGCCCAGCTCCACCCGGCTCATCGCGCCCAGCGGAGTGCGCACGGTCCCGTCAGTCCCGCCCTGGTCCATCGCGGTGAGGTACGCCTCCGCCTGCGCCACGATCATCTCGGCCAGCGGTTCGGCCCCGCGCTCCGCGAACTCGGCGAGGGCGCGCTCATTGGCCTCGGCCAGGCTCTGCGGCGTGCCGTCGCCGTGGCTGCGCTCGCTGCCGGCCGCGATGTCGGCCATCAGCTCGTTGGCCTGCGCCAGATGCGCCGCCGCCTCCCCGATGGTCCACTCCGACCGGGGCACCGGCGCCCCTGTGTCGGCGACCCCGCGCAGCAGCGCGGCGATGTCCTCGGCGGTGTTGCGTATCGCGTCCGCGAGTCCGTCGGGCAGGGTGCCTCGTACGTCCTGGCCGGTCACTGATTCCACGCTGCTCCCCATCACCCTCGGCCACGCGGACGCGTGCAACTCGTCGGCAGGGCCCTCGTCGGCTGCCGCGTACACAAGACCAGGTCACGGGGCTGGTGACAAGGGTGTCAGCGACGAAATCGGGGCAGGCGGAGCGAAGCATCCACCGACGCGGCGAGGCGTGGCCGTACAGGGAGGCAACCGCTCCCCGCTGTGACCCCGAGACGCAAAAGACCCCAGCCCAGCTGGGGTCTCGACAAGGGTGCGACGTTGGTGATCGTGACGCTGACACTGGTCACGGTGCCGATGCTTTCCGCACGCCGGGGAGCACGAGGAAATCCACGGCGGGCGACGCCGCCGGATCCACCGAGCCGTGTGGCATCCTCGGGGAAATCGCCCGGGCCCCTGCCCGGAGCTCCCGACCCGGCACAGGCGAGCACACGCGCGACAAGGCGGCTGGTTCGTGCACACACGTATGACAAAGGCGGCAGAAGGCGGTACCCGTGGCGTCCGGTGAGGTCGTGTTCTTCGCGGCGGTGATCGCCGTGTCGCCGTTCACTCTTATCCCCGCGCTCTTCATGCAGTTCACCCCCCGCCCCCGAGCGGCCAGCAGTGCCTTCCTGGCCGGCTGGGTCATCGGGATCGTCGTGCCCGCGGGCGCGTGCGCCGTGCTGGCTTCCGTCGTCCAGCGTCCCGCGGAGGGGCCTGCCTGGGTCGCCTGGGCCAGAGTGGTGCTGGGGTCGCTTCTGATCCTCTTCGGGCTCCGGCAGTGGCTGACCAGGCACGGCAGGGCGGCGCCGGGCTGGATGCGGCTTCTCGCCGATGCAAGCCCGTCCAAGGCGTTCCGGCTCGGACTGCTGCTCTCGGTGGCCAACCCGAAGATTCTCCTTCTCTCCGCTGCCGCCGGCCTTGCGGTCGGGGCGGCCGAGCCCCCGACCACGAACGCCGTGGTGGCCTTCGCGGTGTTCACCGTCTGCGCCGCCAGCACCGTGGCCCTGCCCGTGGTGCTCCATGTGCTGCTGGGCGAGCGGGTCCTCGCCCCCCTGAGCAGGGTCAGACTGTGGTTGGAGAAGCGGGCAGCCGGAGTGATGGCCGTGGTGATCGCCGCCATCGGGGTTCTCGTGCTCTGCGAAGGAGTCGTCAGGCTCTGAGAGGCACTCCTCCCGTCGCCCGGTCCTGGTCTTCGTCGGCCTTGCCGTGTTCAACGTCCTCATGCGCAACCGAGACTGACGCGGACGTGGCCCTGGCAGGCACCCTCATAACGCAGACACGGTGGGGCATGGGACGCATCCCCGAGCGGACGGTCCCGAAGCGGGCGTCGGCCCGGACGCGGCGGCAAGGGACGGCCGGCGACGGAAGCCGTGGGCGCCGGCGCGGGGAGCGGGAGCCCGGTCTCGGAGCAGCAGGCGCTGCACGGGGCCGGGGCGGGCGGCGAGCGGCGGGCAGCGCGAACAGCCGCTGCCCCGCTGAAAGTTGCAGGCAGTACCACACCGCGCGCGCCCGACTCGCGGCGTCCGGCTTTGAAGGCCGGACGCCGTCCGGGCGCGGCGGGCCGAAACGCCCGGCGGCTCCACCGCGACCGGCCCTCACACAGATCGTCCCGTGATCGGTAGCCGAAAACGATAGAAATGTTCTATGCAGGAATTTTTTGGGCGAATCAGGCGTGGATCGCCGAAGTCGCCCGGGAGTGATCACGCGTCCGGTCGGCCGGACCGTCCGGGACAAGGCCGTCAGGAGCAGCAGGAACCGAAGCACGGCGTGCCGCCCGGCCGGTGGAGCGCGCGGCGGTGGCTGCGGCGTCTGCGTTCCCTGCTGAGCGTGCGCAGCCTCGCCGGCCAGGTGTTCCTGCTGCAACTGACGGTCGTGGTGCTGGTCGTCGCCGCCGCGCTGGTGGCCCTCGTCGTACAGGCGCGCCGCGACAGCATGGCGGAGGCCCGGCACCGGACGCTCACCGCGGCCCAGACGTTCGCGAAATCACCGGGGATCCTGACGGCATTGGAGAGTTCCGACCCCTCCGCGGCGCTGCAGCCGAGCGCCGAGGCGGTCCGCAGGGCCGCCGGCGTCGACGCCATCATCGTCTACCGGCAGGACGGGATCGCCCTCACCCACAGCGACCCGAACCAGATCGGGAAGCACGTCATCGGCCCCTACGCGGAAGCGGCGGCAGGAAAGTCCTTCACCAGAACCTTCCACGGGGCCCTGGGGCTTTCCGTGATCTCGGCCGTCCCCGTCAGGGACACCGGCGGTTCGGTCGTCGCCATCGTCTCCTCCGTCGTCACGGTGGGAAAGGTGCAGGACAGGGTGAACCAGCAACTGCCGGTCCTTTTCGGGGTCGCGGCCGGGTCACTCGCCCTCGCCGCGGGCGGGTCGGCACTGGTGAGCCGTCGCCTCCAGAGGCAGACCCACGGCCTGGGCCCGGCCGAGATGACCCGGATGTACGAGCACCACGACGCGGTCCTGCACGCCGTACGGGAAGGGGTGCTGATCATCGGGGGCGACGGCCGGCTGCTGCTGGCCAACGACGAGGCCCGCCGCCTGCTGGACCTGCCGAAGGACGCGGAACACCGCCATGTGAGCGCGCTGGGGCAGAACGCCGACCTCGCCGAGCTGCTCACATCCGATCGCCCGGCCACCGACGAGGTGCACCTGGCGGCCGACCGGCTCCTCGCAGTCAACAAGCGGTTCACCGCCTCCCAGGGACCGGCGAGCAGGGTGGTGACGCTGCGGGACACCACCGAGCTGCAGGCCCTCTCCGGCCGGGCCGAGACGGCCCGCCAGCGGCTGCAACTGCTCTACGACGCCGGTGTGCGGATCGGGACCACCCTGGATGTCACGCGCACCGCCCAGGAACTCGCGGAGGTCGCGGTCCCCCGCTTCGCCGACGTCGTCACCGTCGAGCTCCTGGACCCGGTCCTGCACGGCGAGGAGCCCTCCGGCGTGAGCACCGAGATGCGCCGCACCGCCGTCGTCGGCCTGGAGGGGGACCATCTCCTCTACCCGGCCGGCAAGCTGATCCGCTTCGTCGCCGCCCACCCCGCGGCCGCGGGCGCGACCGACGGCCGAGCGGTCCTGGTGGAGGACCTGAGCGCCTCCGAGGGCTGGCGGGCCCAGGACCCCGACCGCGCCCGCCGGGTCCTGGACCACGGTATCCACTCCCTGATCGTGGTCCCGCTGCGCGCCCGGGGAGTGGTGCTCGGAACGGCCCACTACTGGCGGGCGAACGCCTCCCCGCCGTTCGAGGAGGAGGACGTGTCCTTCGCCGAGGAGCTGGGCGCCCGGGCGGCGGTGTGCATCGACAACGCCCGCCGCTACACCCGCGAGCACACCATGGCCGTCACGCTGCAGCGCAGTCTGCTGCCCAGCCGGGTGCCCGAGCAGACGGCCCTGGATGTGGCCTACCGCTATCTGCCCGCCCGGGCCGGGGTGGGCGGGGACTGGTTCGACATCATCCCGCTGTCCGGTGCCCGGGTCGCGCTGGTCGTCGGTGACGTCGTGGGTCACGGCCTGCACGCGGCCGCCACCATGGGCCGACTGCGCACCGCCGTGCACAACTTCTCCGTCCTGGACGTCCCGCCGGAGGAACTGCTGGGCCGGGTCGACGACCTGGTGGCCCAGATCGACAACGACGAGGGCGCCGCCGACGGGGAAGGCCAGGGGATCACCGGCGCGACCTGCCTGTACGCCGTCTACGATCCCGCCTCCGGGCAGCTGGCGGTCGCCACCGCCGGCCATCCCGGGCCGGCGGTGGTCCACCCCGACGGGACCGTGGACTTCCCCCAGCTGCCGATCTCCCCGCCGCTGGGCCTCGGGGCCGGACTGCCCGGCGAGAGCGCCGAGCTGACCGTGCCCGAGGGGTCCCGGCTGGTCCTCTACACCGACGGGCTGATCGAGGACCGGGACCGAGACCTGGACGTCGGCCTGGCGGCCCTGCGCGACGCGCTGGCCGGGCCCGGCCGCTCCCCGGAGGACACCTGTGCCGCGGTCGTCGAGGCCATGATGCCCGACCGGCCCCGGGACGACATCGCGCTGCTGGTGGCCCGCACGCACCGGCTCGACCCCACCCGGATCGCCGAATGGCAGGTGCCCCGCGACCCGGCGGCGGTCGCCCCGGTCCGCGCCGCCTGCGTCCGCCGGCTCCATCAATGGGGCCTCGGGCAGGTCGACTTCGCCGCCGAGCTCGTCCTCAGCGAGCTGATCACCAACGCCATCCACTACGGCACCGATCCCGTCACCGTTCGGCTCCTCCGCGACCGGGCCCTGATCTGCGAGGTCTCCGACGGCAGCAGCACCTCGCCACGACTGCGGCGGGCCAAGGTCACCGACGAGGGCGGCCGCGGACTCTTCCTGGTGGCCCGGTTCACCGAACGCTGGGGCACCCGCTACACGCCCACCGGCAA encodes:
- a CDS encoding maleylpyruvate isomerase family mycothiol-dependent enzyme; the encoded protein is MGSSVESVTGQDVRGTLPDGLADAIRNTAEDIAALLRGVADTGAPVPRSEWTIGEAAAHLAQANELMADIAAGSERSHGDGTPQSLAEANERALAEFAERGAEPLAEMIVAQAEAYLTAMDQGGTDGTVRTPLGAMSRVELGSYLLTHMLGHGYDLARAAGRPHMIDAARVELTLPFMITAMPRVTNPAATAGLNARYRVRMRGGAGFGATFTDGAVVVSSDAPSHPDCTILIEPVTFLLMALGRCEQWGAIARGRVLAWGRKPWLAPRFPTLFTAP
- a CDS encoding GAP family protein, translated to MASGEVVFFAAVIAVSPFTLIPALFMQFTPRPRAASSAFLAGWVIGIVVPAGACAVLASVVQRPAEGPAWVAWARVVLGSLLILFGLRQWLTRHGRAAPGWMRLLADASPSKAFRLGLLLSVANPKILLLSAAAGLAVGAAEPPTTNAVVAFAVFTVCAASTVALPVVLHVLLGERVLAPLSRVRLWLEKRAAGVMAVVIAAIGVLVLCEGVVRL
- a CDS encoding SpoIIE family protein phosphatase, which codes for MQEFFGRIRRGSPKSPGSDHASGRPDRPGQGRQEQQEPKHGVPPGRWSARRWLRRLRSLLSVRSLAGQVFLLQLTVVVLVVAAALVALVVQARRDSMAEARHRTLTAAQTFAKSPGILTALESSDPSAALQPSAEAVRRAAGVDAIIVYRQDGIALTHSDPNQIGKHVIGPYAEAAAGKSFTRTFHGALGLSVISAVPVRDTGGSVVAIVSSVVTVGKVQDRVNQQLPVLFGVAAGSLALAAGGSALVSRRLQRQTHGLGPAEMTRMYEHHDAVLHAVREGVLIIGGDGRLLLANDEARRLLDLPKDAEHRHVSALGQNADLAELLTSDRPATDEVHLAADRLLAVNKRFTASQGPASRVVTLRDTTELQALSGRAETARQRLQLLYDAGVRIGTTLDVTRTAQELAEVAVPRFADVVTVELLDPVLHGEEPSGVSTEMRRTAVVGLEGDHLLYPAGKLIRFVAAHPAAAGATDGRAVLVEDLSASEGWRAQDPDRARRVLDHGIHSLIVVPLRARGVVLGTAHYWRANASPPFEEEDVSFAEELGARAAVCIDNARRYTREHTMAVTLQRSLLPSRVPEQTALDVAYRYLPARAGVGGDWFDIIPLSGARVALVVGDVVGHGLHAAATMGRLRTAVHNFSVLDVPPEELLGRVDDLVAQIDNDEGAADGEGQGITGATCLYAVYDPASGQLAVATAGHPGPAVVHPDGTVDFPQLPISPPLGLGAGLPGESAELTVPEGSRLVLYTDGLIEDRDRDLDVGLAALRDALAGPGRSPEDTCAAVVEAMMPDRPRDDIALLVARTHRLDPTRIAEWQVPRDPAAVAPVRAACVRRLHQWGLGQVDFAAELVLSELITNAIHYGTDPVTVRLLRDRALICEVSDGSSTSPRLRRAKVTDEGGRGLFLVARFTERWGTRYTPTGKVIWAELPLHGGAGPSVEGLAEILLDEEEALSGEGREQDGAAG